The following proteins come from a genomic window of Doryrhamphus excisus isolate RoL2022-K1 chromosome 12, RoL_Dexc_1.0, whole genome shotgun sequence:
- the adma gene encoding adrenomedullin a has translation MKLIFRSFLYCCLVATVAHCVELEVSPKLKKRLSIWLGNRLRRDLDSKTVDSEQFVRQEDIRDTMLPHSSTEINIRTKRSKNSASQSRRQGCSLGTCTVHDLAHRLHQLNNKLKIGSAPADKISPQGYGRRRRSLPEGRVTLRLEQGRLRPVWSTTHSQVHKLEALFRQT, from the exons ATGAAACTAATCTTCCGGTCTTTCCTTTATTGCTGCCTGGTGGCCACAGTAGCACACTGTGTGGAACTTGAAGTCAGTCCCAAGTTAAAAAAGAG ACTCAGCATATGGCTCGGGAACAGACTCAGACGGGATCTGGACAGTAAGACTGTCGACTCTGAGCAATTTGTCAGGCAAGAGGACATCAGGGACACCATGCTGCCACATTCCAG CACTGAAATCAACATCCGAACCAAGAGGTCCAAAAATTCCGCCAGCCAGTCAAGAAGACAGGGCTGTTCACTGGGGACCTGCACAGTGCACGACCTGGCACACCGCTTGCACCAACTcaataataaactgaaaattggCAGCGCTCCCGCGGACAAGATCAGCCCACAGGGATATGGCCGGAGGCGTCGCTCCCTACCAGAAGGCAGAGTGACACTGAGGCTGGAGCAGGGCAGGCTCAGGCCCGTGTGGAGCACAacccattcacaagtccacaaGCTTGAGGCTCTGTTCAGGCAGACATGA